The DNA window ATGAAATTCAGAAGAATCAGAacaattcttaatttttaagttgtttttaaGATTTCTTTGGGAGGGAAACCATTAGAGAAAGAACATTTAAACAGCAGTCACACATTTATGAAACACTGATTCTTTAACTTCTGTCAACTCTTCCTAGTCTTTTCATCTTGAGAAGAGCCTTGAAAGAGTTCACCTCCTAATCATCAAAGGAAccatattaattaaaaaaaaatctcctttttttctggATGGAAAATATTACAGCATTGCTCTTTACTCATTTATGTTTTAAGGGAGGGCGCAGAGCTAATAATATTAAGTACACAAGAATATTTAAAATTTGGTCCATCTCTACACCAATGCAGACACCTGACGAGATTTGATTGATAAAATTGCAAATGAATTTCAGAACTTACAGGCAAAACCTTGACTGAGTATTTTGTTATATTAGGATCCACAACCCTCCCTTGGTTCACAGCCTGTAACAAGGACATTTCTTATGTTAAAACTTAATTGCGATAGAGAATACATTAGCAGTGATTTCTACCCCTAAATGTCAATAAATAAAGTCAAGTGGCAACTAGAATGTTGCATTAGAAATTATAACAGACGCAAAACCAAGAAACCTGCAGCTAAGACAAAGCTAAAGACTTTAAGAACTAGTTTTGAATAAGAACTGAGTCCATTTTCAACCAATCAGCACTGCCAAAAGAGCCTGCCATCTGTCATGCCTTGAGACCCAAGGACCGTGGCCAGGCAAGCAGCAGAGCTGGTGAATACTTAAAATGATCAGTAACTGGATCTTCAGATTACAACCAACTTGTGTCACTGTGTGGTACCAAATAGATTTTCACAACACAAGTTCACACGTAATGGGAAAGCCTTTTATACTGAAGGATGCCTTCATTCGTCACTGTATGCATAGAGTACTACATTTGTTTTAGCATGGCCACCACCCTaaattggttgaaaaaaaaactaaagttCCTTCAACCAAATGATGGAAAGAGAAACAAACAAATAGGTGAAGTGCCATCCATAGAAGAACAGcacataaaaatgaaatttttttatgagaacACATAAGAATTAAGTGGAAGAGAAGCAAAACATACTTGTTCTGGGCTGTAAAATATTTCAATGAAGGGATAGTCTTTCCGTTGTCGTGTTACACAAAATCCAGGATATTTTGGACATTCAACCAGAATGAAATCATAGGAAGAGTCAATGTAAGGGTGATGCGATCAGCATGTGAAAGTCAGGCATTCTAGTGATGTGTGTGCTTTTTCTTTATAGGTTTAATCGGTTTAATCGACATACAATTAAAAAACTTAAATTAGTGAGAGAAAGTATGCTTCTGGCCATGTGACTTATCATTCCCAGGGAAAATGATTAACAATTAGACGAAAACATAAAATATgtcaaaatgaaaaatcaattaTTCCAGCTGAAAACAAATGGCAAAAGCAAATATTTTATCCACAAGAACATTTGCAGGGGTACATGGGTATATACTTGACAAAACAATACAGTAAGGATTGAATCCCCCTCTTCGTATGGGAAGAAATACTATTAATGGAACACTGCAGCAGAATAGTAAACAAATATCACTGTAACATGTAACAACACTCAAACCTGTCAATAGCATGGCCTTCGAATAGCATGCCTGATAAATTTTTTGGTACAACAAGGTTAGAAATTGGAATCATACACATAAATTTTATATGGGGATAAAACTCAGCCGCAGCTTCCTCTAGTACTTTATCAAGATGCTTTGTATAGGCACACCTGCAAATAACATGCAAACAAGTAGATCAAAGCAGCTGAGATGAGTTCTGTgataaataaagacaatgcaTAGCCAGATGTGAAGAATTGAAATGGAAAGCAAATACCTGAGAGTAAATGCAACAACCATGGGACGACCTTCATGCAGGAGCTGCACAAACTCTCGCTCTGACGTAAAGTCAATAACCCGCGAGGGCCCAAAGTCTTTTGGGTAACCAGTATAATACCTAAAATTTATAGGGAGAACTTCGTCacgagaaaagaaagaagcagGTTCCCTCAGGAATGGACAAGGTTTCAAAAATAGAATTGAATCAGCAGAATTGGCCAATTTGACAAGGAATGATCGACCCTGATCCCAATCAACACCACCGATTGGGAATGAATGAGTTCTGACCAACTTGGTCCAACTCAGTTCGGCTGATTTCAGTCTTATTAAAATCGGAATCAATAGATACCAATTTGATACCCACTTATGAGTTTTTAAACCTTGTGTAAAGTCCTTTAATACTACACTAATGGaagaaataattgaaatttcagCAAAATCTACTGAAATTGGTGAAATATTTCTGTTTCACCGTGGTTCAAGATCTGGTAAAATTGACAAAATTGTTCAAATCTGTTAACATGAACAAAAATATTTCTGCCTTCCCCCCATGAAATCACCCACCCCCACCGTCCGAAATCTAAACATTTCATATTACGCAATTGAAGAATAACAAGAAACCCCACTTTCAGACCAGGGTACATCTTTCAAGTGCATCTCTAAGCTTTTCAATCTCTCCTTACActaaaaaatggatcaaaaaataatttttctttggatATCCTTATTAATCagctttaaaaatatttaaaaaaaaaaaaaaagaaaagaagccaaGATTTTAATTGGGATAAAGAATAGCTTGCTCTTTCCAGAGAGTGAATAATGTTAAACTAAATGGGCAACAAAGTAAGAAAGGCATAAGAATGAACACATACTTGCTCGTAGTGCGGAGGCGACTGATCATCTGGTCAAAGAATGATGACTCCTCCATCTGGCTTCAGCAAATGTTAAGGGAACCAGACTCTAATCAAGATAAGAATACACACATATTCATAGTAAGCATAAGCAGGAACAAGCATTAGAAGATGATTAACTAAGCAGAGCAATGCAGGCACAGGACCAAGTGGAGAAATTAAGAGAGACAGAAGCATGCAGTACAGAGTAAAGAAattccaaaaaccctaatttgaacTAAAGCTAGAGAAATGGGTGATGTTGCAGAGAAACTTAGAAATGTTACCCGCCGTTATGGGA is part of the Macadamia integrifolia cultivar HAES 741 chromosome 9, SCU_Mint_v3, whole genome shotgun sequence genome and encodes:
- the LOC122089157 gene encoding uncharacterized protein LOC122089157 translates to MEESSFFDQMISRLRTTSKYYTGYPKDFGPSRVIDFTSEREFVQLLHEGRPMVVAFTLRCAYTKHLDKVLEEAAAEFYPHIKFMLVECPKYPGFCVTRQRKDYPFIEIFYSPEQAVNQGRVVDPNITKYSVKVLPFNYDPSAYGCREFFKRHGINLSTPNS